The following proteins come from a genomic window of Achromobacter deleyi:
- a CDS encoding ABC transporter ATP-binding protein, with product MTEKAPLLAVENLRIRAGHDGPLAVNDVSFELAAGEILALVGESGSGKTMAARAVIGLLPAPMQLSGGKIRFKGQLLDTQNAKALRRVRGAEIGMVFQEPMVSLNPALTIGRQMSEALKLHTELSAGAIRQRCLTMLERIGIKDPVRCLAAYPHEFSGGMRQRIMLAAVMLLRPALLIADEPTTALDCLAQLDVIELMLELTREQGTAVLFISHDLSLVARYANRVVVMRNGQAVEQGPTDSILLAPRAEYTRQLLESLPRRGVLPPLPESKAPLLEVKGVCIEYPGQRGFWRRSDAYRVVHGVDLSIAPGETLALVGGSGSGKTTLGRAVAGLVKPCAGSIEFQGVDLLKSVNRSTRLQCQMIFQDPYSSLDPRMRIGQILIEPLRHSDDLNESQRRSRVAETLNDVGLNSSFSERFPHQLSGGQRQRVAIGRALVRRPRMVIADEPISALDMTIQKQILDLFERLQKQYGFACLFISHDLAAVERIAHRVAVMSQGKIVEIASRDVLFDGPQHPYTRKLLAAASPLEKLANGGYRIRSAEH from the coding sequence ATGACCGAGAAAGCGCCACTGTTGGCCGTTGAAAACCTCAGGATTCGAGCCGGCCATGATGGCCCGCTGGCCGTCAATGATGTAAGTTTTGAACTTGCGGCGGGCGAGATCCTGGCGCTGGTGGGTGAGTCGGGTAGCGGCAAGACAATGGCTGCCCGTGCCGTGATCGGCCTATTGCCAGCGCCCATGCAGTTGTCTGGCGGCAAGATCCGTTTCAAAGGCCAGTTGTTGGACACGCAGAATGCCAAAGCCCTGCGCCGAGTGCGCGGGGCCGAGATCGGCATGGTGTTTCAAGAGCCAATGGTCTCGCTCAATCCCGCCTTGACCATAGGCCGGCAGATGAGCGAAGCGCTCAAGCTGCATACCGAACTCAGCGCGGGCGCGATACGTCAGCGCTGCCTGACCATGCTGGAGCGCATTGGCATCAAAGACCCGGTGCGCTGCCTGGCAGCTTATCCGCATGAGTTTTCGGGCGGCATGCGCCAACGCATCATGCTGGCTGCGGTCATGCTGCTTCGTCCGGCCTTGCTGATTGCCGATGAACCGACCACGGCGCTGGACTGCCTGGCACAACTCGATGTCATCGAACTGATGCTGGAGTTGACGCGCGAGCAGGGCACGGCCGTGCTTTTCATTAGCCATGATCTTTCGCTGGTGGCGCGCTATGCCAACAGAGTGGTGGTCATGCGCAATGGGCAGGCTGTCGAGCAGGGGCCGACTGATTCCATCCTGTTGGCTCCCCGCGCCGAATACACCCGTCAGTTGCTCGAATCGTTGCCGCGCCGCGGCGTACTGCCTCCTTTGCCCGAGTCCAAGGCCCCGTTGCTCGAAGTCAAAGGCGTATGCATCGAGTATCCCGGACAACGCGGCTTCTGGAGGCGTAGCGATGCCTATCGCGTGGTGCACGGGGTAGACCTCAGCATCGCGCCGGGCGAAACGTTGGCGCTGGTGGGCGGTAGCGGCTCCGGCAAGACCACGCTGGGCCGCGCAGTGGCCGGGCTGGTCAAGCCCTGCGCTGGGAGCATTGAGTTCCAGGGCGTGGATTTGCTCAAGTCTGTCAATCGCAGCACCCGGCTGCAATGTCAGATGATCTTCCAGGATCCGTATTCTTCGCTGGATCCGCGCATGCGCATCGGGCAGATCCTGATCGAACCGTTGCGGCATAGTGATGATCTGAACGAGTCGCAACGCCGCTCACGGGTGGCGGAGACGCTGAACGATGTTGGCCTCAATTCGTCATTCAGCGAGCGCTTCCCGCATCAACTTTCAGGCGGCCAGCGTCAACGTGTGGCCATTGGCCGAGCGCTGGTGAGGCGGCCAAGGATGGTGATCGCCGATGAGCCCATCTCCGCCTTGGACATGACCATTCAGAAGCAGATTCTGGATCTGTTCGAGCGCTTGCAAAAGCAATATGGCTTCGCCTGCCTGTTCATCTCGCACGATTTGGCAGCCGTTGAACGGATCGCGCATCGAGTCGCCGTCATGAGCCAAGGAAAAATAGTCGAAATCGCTAGCCGCGACGTGTTGTTTGACGGTCCGCAGCACCCCTACACACGTAAATTGCTGGCCGCTGCCAGCCCGCTGGAAAAACTCGCCAATGGTGGCTACCGCATCCGCTCAGCTGAACACTGA
- a CDS encoding ABC transporter permease translates to MTGNAISLPAAPAQRRNPLPLNAVIGGGLLLSLVLLALLGLVWTPYDPLKLELSARLQAPSAPHWLGTDEFGRDVLSRLIIGASTSLWISLLSVAVALVCGTMIGMLAGYLRGWTDRILMMFNDALLAFPGILLALGIMAVLGASKYSIVLALGMAYTPSVVRVVRGSVLSLREREFIEASRVIGNSELYTMFRHIAPNCLAPVCVLATSMFGWALLSESALSFLGLGVPPPAATWGSMLAASRPYVASAAWLGVFPGVLISLALLGINLFGDALRDRLDPRMRS, encoded by the coding sequence ATGACTGGCAACGCCATCTCTCTTCCGGCGGCGCCTGCGCAGCGGCGCAATCCGCTGCCACTTAACGCCGTGATCGGCGGCGGCCTCTTGCTTAGTCTGGTCTTGCTGGCTCTGCTGGGTCTCGTCTGGACGCCGTATGACCCGCTGAAACTTGAGCTAAGCGCGCGGCTGCAGGCGCCGAGCGCGCCGCACTGGCTTGGTACCGACGAGTTCGGCCGCGATGTCTTGAGCCGTCTCATCATCGGTGCTTCCACCAGCTTGTGGATCAGCCTCCTGTCGGTGGCGGTGGCTCTGGTCTGCGGCACGATGATAGGCATGCTGGCTGGCTATCTGCGCGGCTGGACCGACCGAATCTTGATGATGTTCAACGATGCCTTGTTGGCCTTTCCGGGCATTCTGCTGGCCTTGGGCATCATGGCCGTCTTGGGCGCCAGCAAGTACAGCATCGTGCTGGCGCTGGGCATGGCCTACACCCCGTCGGTGGTGCGTGTCGTGCGCGGCAGCGTACTGTCGCTGCGCGAACGCGAGTTCATCGAGGCATCGCGAGTCATCGGCAATTCTGAGCTGTACACCATGTTCCGACACATCGCGCCCAACTGTCTGGCACCGGTGTGCGTGCTGGCGACCAGCATGTTTGGCTGGGCGCTCCTGTCCGAAAGCGCTTTGAGCTTTCTGGGCCTGGGCGTGCCGCCGCCCGCCGCGACCTGGGGCAGCATGTTGGCGGCCAGCCGTCCTTACGTCGCCTCGGCCGCCTGGCTGGGCGTGTTCCCCGGGGTGCTGATCAGCCTGGCCTTGTTAGGCATCAATCTGTTTGGCGATGCATTGCGCGATCGCCTCGATCCGCGCATGAGGAGTTGA
- a CDS encoding MarR family winged helix-turn-helix transcriptional regulator, which yields MTSSARSVRPASARALQQFDLTQVASHLLRRAHFRAEALFAQAFPDEDLTPRQKALLITVHQNPGATQSRIAELIALDRNSFAEMIARMTAKGYVRRTRSAEDGRAYALEITDEGMALLARVLPRDAQVEAQVLAPIPEELRPVFLQCLRLMAGLEPPAGT from the coding sequence ATGACCTCTTCCGCCCGATCCGTCCGCCCGGCCAGCGCCCGGGCCCTGCAGCAATTCGACCTGACACAGGTGGCCTCGCACCTGCTGCGCCGCGCTCACTTCCGGGCCGAGGCGCTGTTCGCGCAGGCGTTTCCGGACGAGGACCTGACGCCGCGCCAGAAGGCCTTGCTGATCACGGTCCACCAGAACCCGGGCGCGACCCAGAGCCGTATCGCCGAACTGATCGCGCTGGACCGCAATTCCTTCGCCGAAATGATCGCCCGCATGACCGCCAAGGGCTATGTGCGGCGCACCCGCTCGGCCGAGGACGGCCGCGCCTATGCGCTGGAGATCACCGACGAGGGCATGGCGCTGCTGGCGCGGGTGCTGCCGCGTGATGCGCAGGTGGAGGCGCAGGTGCTGGCGCCGATCCCGGAGGAACTGCGGCCGGTGTTCCTGCAATGCCTGAGATTGATGGCGGGGCTGGAGCCGCCGGCGGGGACGTGA
- the groL gene encoding chaperonin GroEL (60 kDa chaperone family; promotes refolding of misfolded polypeptides especially under stressful conditions; forms two stacked rings of heptamers to form a barrel-shaped 14mer; ends can be capped by GroES; misfolded proteins enter the barrel where they are refolded when GroES binds), whose translation MAAKQVLFGDDARVRIVRGVNVLANAVKTTLGPKGRNVVLERSFGAPTVTKDGVSVAKEIELKDKFENIGAQLVKDVASKTSDNAGDGTTTATVLAQAIVQEGLKYVAAGFNPIDLKRGIDKAVAAAVAELKKQSKPVTTSKEIAQVGSISANSDSSIGQIIADAMDKVGKEGVITVEDGKSLENELDVVEGMQFDRGYLSPYFINSPEKQVAALEDPFVLIFDKKISNIRDLLPVLEQVAKSSRPLLIIAEDVEGEALATLVVNNIRGILKTTAVKAPGFGDRRKAMLEDIAILTGGTVISEETGMSLEKAGLAELGQAKRIEVGKENTTIIDGAGDSKSIEARVKQVRIQIEEATSDYDREKLQERVAKLAGGVAVIRVGAATEVEMKEKKARVEDALHATRAAVEEGVVAGGGVALLRAKQAIADLKGDTPDQNAGIKLILRAVEEPLRTIVTNAGEEASVVVSNVLNGKGNYGYNAATGEYTDLVEQGVLDPTKVTRTALQNAASVASLLLTAEAAVVELAEDKPAAPAMPGGMGGMGGMDF comes from the coding sequence ATGGCTGCCAAGCAAGTACTGTTCGGTGACGACGCCCGCGTGCGCATCGTCCGTGGCGTGAATGTCCTCGCCAACGCCGTCAAGACCACCCTGGGCCCCAAGGGTCGCAACGTCGTGCTGGAGCGCTCGTTCGGCGCCCCGACCGTGACCAAGGACGGCGTCTCCGTCGCCAAGGAAATCGAACTGAAGGACAAGTTCGAGAACATCGGCGCCCAGCTGGTCAAGGACGTTGCCTCCAAGACCTCCGACAACGCCGGTGACGGCACCACCACCGCCACCGTGCTGGCCCAGGCCATCGTTCAGGAAGGCCTGAAGTACGTTGCCGCCGGTTTCAACCCGATCGACCTGAAGCGCGGCATCGACAAGGCTGTCGCCGCTGCCGTCGCCGAGCTGAAGAAGCAATCCAAGCCGGTCACGACCAGCAAGGAAATCGCCCAGGTTGGCTCGATCTCGGCCAACAGCGATTCCTCGATCGGCCAGATCATCGCTGACGCGATGGACAAGGTCGGCAAGGAAGGCGTCATCACCGTCGAAGACGGCAAGTCGCTGGAAAACGAGCTGGACGTCGTCGAAGGCATGCAATTCGACCGCGGCTACCTGTCGCCCTACTTCATCAACAGCCCGGAAAAGCAAGTCGCCGCGCTGGAAGACCCGTTCGTCCTGATCTTCGACAAGAAGATCAGCAACATCCGTGACCTGCTGCCGGTGCTGGAACAAGTCGCCAAGTCGAGCCGTCCGCTGCTGATCATCGCCGAAGACGTCGAGGGCGAAGCCCTGGCGACCCTGGTGGTCAACAACATCCGTGGCATCCTGAAGACCACCGCCGTCAAGGCGCCTGGCTTCGGCGACCGCCGCAAGGCCATGCTGGAAGACATCGCCATCCTGACGGGCGGCACGGTGATCTCCGAAGAAACCGGCATGTCGCTGGAAAAGGCCGGCCTGGCTGAACTGGGCCAAGCCAAGCGCATCGAAGTGGGCAAGGAAAACACCACGATCATCGACGGCGCTGGCGACAGCAAGTCGATCGAGGCTCGCGTCAAGCAAGTCCGTATCCAGATCGAAGAAGCCACGTCCGACTACGACCGTGAAAAGCTGCAAGAACGCGTGGCCAAGCTGGCCGGCGGCGTTGCCGTGATTCGCGTTGGCGCTGCCACCGAAGTCGAAATGAAGGAAAAGAAGGCCCGCGTCGAAGATGCCCTGCACGCTACCCGCGCTGCCGTGGAAGAAGGCGTTGTGGCTGGCGGCGGCGTGGCTCTGCTGCGCGCCAAGCAAGCCATCGCTGACCTGAAGGGCGACACGCCTGACCAGAACGCCGGTATCAAGCTGATCCTGCGCGCTGTGGAAGAGCCCCTGCGCACCATCGTCACCAACGCCGGCGAAGAAGCCAGCGTCGTGGTCAGCAACGTGCTGAACGGCAAGGGCAACTACGGCTACAACGCCGCGACCGGCGAGTACACCGACCTGGTCGAGCAAGGCGTGCTGGATCCCACCAAGGTGACCCGCACCGCCCTGCAGAACGCCGCCTCCGTCGCCAGCCTGCTGCTGACCGCCGAAGCCGCCGTTGTGGAACTGGCCGAAGACAAGCCCGCTGCCCCGGCCATGCCCGGCGGCATGGGCGGCATGGGCGGCATGGACTTCTAA
- a CDS encoding lysozyme inhibitor LprI family protein yields the protein MFIQLALLKAYAWVVACHGFKEYRSQKLHNLPTNGRIGRWSPLSVAADYSGVMDVRNPVLAAIPAGIMEGWRRQRAQGRHTILHAVICAVLASVPFLPVETAHAVGFDCKAAKTHVEHLICADPALSRLDDQTKALYDRIQAETAGRDGETGEWRDPVAKEQTQWRTTVRDRCTDAACLKSAYEDRIAAMKKNWAEALGPAGE from the coding sequence ATGTTTATCCAGCTTGCGTTACTCAAGGCGTATGCCTGGGTTGTCGCCTGTCACGGGTTCAAGGAATACCGGAGCCAAAAGTTGCACAACCTCCCGACAAACGGGAGAATCGGCCGCTGGTCCCCCCTATCGGTGGCCGCAGACTATTCAGGAGTGATGGACGTGCGCAACCCCGTTCTTGCGGCAATACCGGCCGGCATCATGGAAGGCTGGCGCCGGCAACGCGCTCAAGGCAGACACACGATCCTGCATGCCGTCATCTGCGCGGTCCTCGCCAGCGTTCCTTTCCTGCCGGTCGAAACCGCCCATGCCGTCGGCTTCGACTGCAAGGCCGCGAAAACCCATGTCGAACATCTGATCTGCGCCGACCCAGCGCTGTCCAGGCTGGACGATCAGACGAAGGCGCTTTACGACAGGATTCAGGCCGAAACCGCTGGCCGTGACGGCGAAACCGGTGAATGGCGCGATCCTGTGGCGAAAGAGCAGACGCAATGGCGCACCACCGTGCGCGACCGTTGCACAGACGCCGCCTGCCTGAAATCCGCTTACGAGGACCGTATCGCCGCCATGAAAAAGAACTGGGCAGAGGCGCTGGGACCCGCGGGCGAGTAA
- a CDS encoding aminotransferase class III-fold pyridoxal phosphate-dependent enzyme — translation MTDASSVSDAFWAPFTPMRQFQQQPMMFDSAEGMYYRTTDGQLILDAMAGLWCVNAGHGQASIVQAIQQAAARLDFVSSFKMSHPAAQAMSDALIALAPGGMDKVFFTNSGSEAVDTALKIARAYHQARGDSRRTKLIGRAKGYHGMGFGGLSVSGIGRQKRDFGPLLGEVSHLPLPYDASMRFSAGNPEQGANYAEALSLLLDIQDPSTVAAVIVEPVTGSGGVYPPPVGYLQRLRELCTQHGVLLIFDEVITGFGRVGGNFASQVFGVTPDLMTVAKGLTNGAVPMGGVIVSGGVYDAFMAGPPQVVELMHGYTYSAHPLACAAGLATLQLHEELGINSMVQEISPFWQSSALALKGLPHVTDVRSIGLLCAVDLAPRPGATGSRGADVARYCFNNGVLVRASGDMIVISPPLIINTEQIEQIFSCLKQALQREDC, via the coding sequence ATGACCGACGCCAGTTCCGTTTCCGATGCCTTCTGGGCCCCATTCACTCCCATGCGGCAGTTTCAACAACAGCCGATGATGTTCGATAGCGCCGAGGGCATGTATTACCGCACGACCGACGGTCAGCTGATTCTGGACGCCATGGCGGGTCTGTGGTGCGTCAACGCCGGCCACGGTCAGGCCAGCATTGTGCAGGCGATTCAGCAGGCCGCCGCCCGCCTGGACTTCGTGTCCTCGTTCAAGATGAGCCACCCGGCGGCTCAGGCAATGTCGGATGCCTTGATCGCGCTAGCCCCGGGGGGCATGGACAAGGTGTTCTTCACGAACTCGGGCTCCGAGGCGGTCGACACGGCCCTGAAGATTGCGCGTGCCTATCATCAGGCCCGTGGCGACAGCCGGCGCACTAAACTGATTGGCAGGGCCAAGGGCTATCACGGCATGGGCTTTGGCGGCCTGTCCGTCTCCGGCATCGGCCGCCAAAAGCGCGACTTCGGCCCGCTCCTTGGTGAGGTCAGTCATTTGCCATTGCCCTATGACGCCAGCATGCGATTCAGCGCTGGCAACCCCGAGCAAGGGGCAAACTATGCCGAAGCACTTTCCTTGCTGCTGGACATCCAGGATCCGAGCACGGTTGCCGCCGTCATCGTCGAACCGGTCACCGGTTCGGGCGGCGTATATCCGCCGCCGGTTGGTTATCTTCAGCGCCTGCGCGAACTGTGCACCCAGCACGGTGTGCTCCTCATTTTCGACGAGGTGATCACCGGCTTCGGGCGAGTTGGCGGCAACTTCGCCTCACAGGTCTTTGGCGTCACGCCCGACTTGATGACGGTGGCCAAGGGCTTGACCAATGGTGCCGTGCCCATGGGTGGTGTCATCGTCAGTGGTGGTGTGTATGACGCCTTCATGGCTGGTCCTCCGCAGGTGGTCGAATTGATGCACGGCTACACCTATTCGGCTCATCCGCTGGCCTGCGCTGCTGGCCTGGCGACGCTGCAACTGCATGAGGAACTGGGCATCAATTCCATGGTGCAGGAGATCAGCCCCTTCTGGCAGTCGAGCGCGCTGGCGCTCAAGGGGTTGCCTCATGTCACTGACGTTCGCAGCATAGGCTTGTTGTGCGCGGTGGATCTGGCGCCGCGCCCTGGGGCGACCGGCAGCCGAGGAGCAGATGTGGCGCGGTATTGCTTCAACAATGGCGTGCTGGTGCGTGCCTCTGGCGACATGATCGTTATTTCGCCACCCTTGATCATCAACACTGAGCAGATCGAGCAGATTTTTAGCTGCTTGAAACAGGCTTTGCAGCGCGAAGACTGCTGA
- a CDS encoding YihY/virulence factor BrkB family protein, translated as MRLPNSLRVLRPSEIGGLLMDSANQWSTHRASSKGAALALYMVFSLAPMLILVIAVAGAFFGEDAVRSELFASLRDLTGERGAEVIQTVLASAHESGGGWIAALISIFVLIFSATTAFAELKASLDDLWEVSGNQKGGIQGMVRSRMLSFGLVLVLALFLLISLTVNAGLGAARKYYGDLWTASAFATAADWASSLFSFSVVVALFAVIFKLLPSARISWRDVIPGAIVTAALFLVGKWGIGVYLSRGAAVSAYGAAGSLIALLLWIYYSAQIFFFGAVFTRQFALRFGRAANDKHATAASSPTPAPANTAPPPPSDAP; from the coding sequence ATGCGCCTTCCCAACAGCCTGCGTGTCCTGCGTCCGTCGGAGATCGGCGGGCTGCTGATGGATTCCGCCAACCAGTGGTCGACCCATCGCGCCTCCAGCAAGGGCGCGGCGCTGGCGTTGTACATGGTGTTTTCGCTGGCGCCCATGCTGATCCTGGTGATCGCCGTGGCCGGCGCCTTCTTCGGCGAGGACGCGGTGCGCTCGGAGCTGTTCGCGTCGCTGCGCGACCTGACCGGCGAGCGCGGCGCCGAGGTGATCCAGACGGTGCTGGCCAGCGCCCATGAATCCGGCGGCGGCTGGATCGCGGCGCTGATCTCGATCTTCGTGCTGATCTTCAGCGCCACCACGGCCTTCGCCGAGCTCAAGGCCAGCCTGGACGACCTGTGGGAAGTGTCCGGCAACCAGAAGGGCGGCATCCAGGGCATGGTTCGCAGCCGCATGCTGTCATTCGGCCTGGTGCTGGTGCTGGCGCTGTTCCTGCTGATTTCACTGACGGTGAACGCGGGCCTGGGCGCGGCGCGCAAGTACTACGGCGACCTGTGGACGGCGTCGGCCTTCGCCACGGCGGCCGACTGGGCCTCAAGCCTGTTTTCGTTCTCGGTGGTGGTGGCGCTGTTCGCGGTGATCTTCAAGCTGCTGCCGAGCGCGCGGATCTCCTGGCGCGACGTGATCCCCGGCGCCATCGTCACGGCGGCGCTGTTCCTGGTGGGCAAGTGGGGCATCGGCGTGTACCTGAGCCGGGGCGCGGCGGTGTCGGCCTACGGCGCGGCGGGCTCCCTGATCGCGCTGCTGCTGTGGATCTATTACTCGGCGCAGATCTTCTTTTTCGGCGCGGTGTTCACGCGGCAGTTCGCGCTGCGCTTCGGCCGCGCGGCCAACGACAAGCACGCGACGGCGGCATCATCGCCCACCCCGGCGCCGGCAAACACCGCGCCGCCACCGCCGTCCGACGCGCCCTGA
- a CDS encoding sigma-70 family RNA polymerase sigma factor produces the protein MSGPNVLPAFQNLYAAHHGWLRAWLLRKLKCRFHAEDIAHDAFLRLLRHGGLETADQPRALLATTANRLVIDERRRQDIEQAYLALHAEQHALRAEASAEQVAMAVQALAAVSQAIDRLPHKAAQAFLMSLYDGMPQHDIAQVLRVSERSVKLYIAQALLACHDALAESAADRAHAV, from the coding sequence ATGTCCGGACCGAACGTCCTGCCGGCCTTCCAGAATCTTTACGCGGCGCATCACGGCTGGCTGCGCGCCTGGCTGCTGCGCAAGCTGAAATGCCGATTCCACGCCGAGGACATCGCGCACGACGCCTTCCTGCGCCTGCTGCGGCATGGCGGCCTGGAAACCGCGGACCAGCCGCGCGCCCTGCTCGCCACCACGGCCAACCGGCTGGTGATCGACGAACGGCGCCGGCAGGATATCGAGCAGGCCTATCTGGCGCTGCACGCCGAGCAGCACGCGCTGCGCGCGGAGGCCTCCGCCGAGCAGGTCGCCATGGCCGTGCAGGCGCTGGCGGCGGTCAGCCAGGCCATCGATCGCCTGCCACACAAAGCCGCGCAGGCTTTTCTCATGAGCCTGTACGACGGCATGCCGCAACACGACATCGCGCAGGTCTTGCGGGTGTCGGAACGCTCGGTCAAGCTGTATATCGCGCAGGCCTTGCTGGCCTGCCATGACGCGTTGGCCGAATCGGCCGCGGACCGCGCCCATGCTGTTTGA
- a CDS encoding ABC transporter permease — translation MLKFFVQRLGMALPTLLLISIMVFGLIRLIPGDPALLMLGDMADTSSLAEMRKTLGLDHSILTQYLIWIRAVLGGDFGLSISSSQPVLDLLIERFSVSAVIVLISVGFAVLLAVPVGLYAAWKQNSLMDLGLVASATLLLSIPAFWLGLLLLYFFGMKLGWLPIVGYVSVSADPLRGLSYLVLPVVTLTLVEFGSIARMARASTIEVLRLEYIAHARAKGLSETAVLWGHALRNAFAPTWTLVGLILGNLLGGIAVLETVFTLPGIGRLMVDSIFSRDYPVLQGCLLLITSIYVVVNLIVDLLYPIFDPRVKL, via the coding sequence ATGTTGAAATTCTTCGTTCAGCGCCTGGGCATGGCGCTGCCCACTCTGCTGCTGATCTCGATCATGGTGTTCGGCCTGATCCGCTTAATCCCCGGCGATCCCGCCTTGTTGATGCTGGGGGATATGGCGGACACGAGCAGCCTGGCCGAGATGCGCAAGACCCTGGGTCTGGATCACTCGATTCTGACCCAATACCTGATCTGGATCCGAGCCGTGTTAGGCGGTGATTTCGGCCTGTCTATCAGCAGTAGCCAGCCGGTTCTGGATCTGCTGATTGAGCGCTTCAGCGTCAGCGCTGTCATCGTCCTGATCTCGGTCGGCTTCGCCGTGCTGCTGGCTGTGCCGGTCGGCCTCTACGCCGCCTGGAAGCAGAACAGCCTGATGGACCTGGGTCTGGTTGCCAGCGCCACCTTGCTGCTGTCGATTCCGGCCTTCTGGCTGGGCTTGCTGCTGCTTTACTTCTTCGGCATGAAATTGGGCTGGTTGCCCATCGTCGGCTATGTGAGCGTCAGCGCCGATCCCTTGCGCGGGCTGAGCTATCTGGTATTGCCGGTCGTGACGCTGACGCTGGTGGAGTTCGGCTCGATCGCACGCATGGCGCGCGCCAGCACCATCGAGGTCTTGCGCCTCGAGTACATCGCTCATGCTCGCGCCAAGGGGCTGTCGGAGACGGCGGTGCTGTGGGGCCATGCCTTGCGCAATGCCTTTGCGCCGACCTGGACGCTGGTAGGCCTGATTCTGGGCAATCTGCTGGGCGGTATCGCCGTGCTGGAAACTGTCTTCACGCTGCCTGGCATAGGCAGGCTGATGGTGGATTCGATTTTCTCGCGTGACTATCCTGTCTTGCAGGGTTGTCTTTTGTTGATCACCAGTATCTACGTCGTGGTGAACTTGATCGTCGACCTGCTGTATCCAATTTTTGATCCCAGGGTAAAGCTATGA
- the groES gene encoding co-chaperone GroES, translating to MALRPLGDRVIVKRLENERKTASGIVIPDSAAEKPDQGEVVAVGPGKKTEDGKILPVDLKAGDKVLFGKYAGQSVKVDGEELLVIREDEILAVVQ from the coding sequence ATGGCCTTGCGTCCCCTGGGCGATCGCGTGATCGTCAAACGCCTCGAAAACGAGCGCAAGACTGCGTCGGGCATCGTCATCCCCGACAGCGCCGCTGAAAAGCCCGACCAGGGTGAAGTCGTGGCCGTCGGCCCCGGCAAGAAGACCGAAGACGGCAAGATCCTGCCGGTCGACCTGAAGGCTGGCGACAAGGTTCTGTTCGGCAAGTACGCCGGCCAGTCGGTCAAGGTTGACGGCGAAGAACTGCTCGTCATCCGCGAGGACGAAATCCTCGCCGTGGTCCAGTAA
- a CDS encoding TonB-dependent receptor domain-containing protein has protein sequence MTKNANPDKIGTQLTATPRNQASAWGDYRFANGIKVGMGVRFVGATDGANSSAPAKVPAYTLFDAMLGYDFQHWSLALNARNLADKIYVGRNCDSYNCGYGERRPEILAALRPRMRPAAIPAGYACHPVHKTPPSAVHHSFHAESRQAIRTMKILASALLSLSFLVAAPSVAETDADQAELLGTLTGGSWHSRDGQGSYRVILENVGFEHVSCRVWIEWLATTTSGKKQPEQPPRLVARAAYNEISSGFWSCDPKKVRLAGATLTIRAKHAYSGENHKFCAALGAPGEYRDQGLCVE, from the coding sequence GTGACCAAGAACGCCAACCCCGACAAGATCGGCACCCAACTCACCGCCACTCCGCGCAACCAGGCCTCGGCCTGGGGCGACTACCGCTTTGCCAACGGCATCAAGGTGGGCATGGGCGTGCGCTTCGTAGGCGCGACCGACGGCGCCAATAGTTCCGCCCCCGCCAAGGTGCCGGCCTACACCCTGTTCGACGCCATGCTGGGCTATGACTTCCAGCACTGGAGCCTGGCATTGAATGCGCGGAACCTGGCGGACAAGATCTATGTGGGACGCAACTGCGATTCGTATAACTGCGGGTATGGCGAGCGGCGGCCAGAAATCCTCGCCGCGCTTCGACCTCGGATGCGACCTGCTGCGATACCTGCCGGTTATGCTTGCCATCCCGTCCATAAAACGCCGCCGAGCGCCGTCCATCACTCCTTTCACGCCGAATCCCGACAGGCAATCCGAACCATGAAAATTCTTGCGTCAGCGTTGCTCAGCCTTTCGTTCCTGGTGGCGGCTCCCTCCGTCGCGGAGACTGACGCGGATCAAGCGGAGCTCCTGGGGACGCTGACTGGCGGAAGTTGGCATTCCCGCGACGGGCAGGGCTCCTACCGGGTGATCCTCGAGAACGTGGGCTTCGAGCACGTGAGCTGCCGTGTCTGGATCGAGTGGTTGGCCACGACGACATCCGGAAAGAAGCAGCCCGAACAACCGCCCCGCCTCGTCGCCAGGGCGGCGTACAACGAAATCTCCAGCGGCTTCTGGTCCTGCGATCCAAAGAAGGTCAGGTTGGCCGGCGCCACGCTGACCATCCGCGCCAAACACGCCTATTCCGGCGAAAACCACAAGTTCTGCGCCGCGCTGGGGGCACCGGGTGAGTATCGCGATCAGGGCTTATGTGTTGAGTGA